One genomic window of Comamonas antarctica includes the following:
- a CDS encoding BLUF domain-containing protein → MNSNLHCILYHSKLGPDAPLSCISDIIKVARSFNAAHGLTGVLVFDGQHFLQYLEGPKQPLWDLLVRIAQDPRHVNFTLQHQGPSGSERVFRNWSMGYALVDDADPLADLGELLGEEALAKLHAMVPTLDIA, encoded by the coding sequence TTGAACTCCAATCTCCACTGCATTCTCTACCACAGCAAATTAGGTCCCGACGCCCCGCTCAGTTGCATCTCCGACATCATCAAGGTTGCGCGCAGCTTCAATGCCGCGCACGGTCTCACCGGCGTGCTGGTCTTCGATGGCCAGCATTTCCTGCAATACCTCGAAGGCCCCAAGCAGCCGCTGTGGGACCTGCTGGTGCGCATTGCGCAAGACCCGCGGCATGTGAATTTCACGCTGCAGCACCAGGGCCCGAGCGGCAGCGAACGCGTGTTCCGCAACTGGTCGATGGGCTATGCGCTGGTCGACGATGCCGATCCGCTGGCCGATCTGGGCGAGCTGCTGGGCGAGGAGGCGCTGGCAAAGCTGCATGCGATGGTGCCCACACTGGATATTGCCTGA
- the pdeM gene encoding ligase-associated DNA damage response endonuclease PdeM, which produces MRIFEPPPGALELALAGEAVALLPERALWWPRERALFVADVHLGKAASFRALGQPVPSGTTRDNLERLSQLIDGLGARSLVVLGDFLHAATAQQAQVIEPVCAWRERHAALRCVLVRGNHDSHAGDPPPALRFDIVDEPFRIGPFAACHHPQQVAGAQVLAGHLHPAVQLRGRAYDHARLPCFCEAPGMLILPAFGAFTGTTLQLPAQTLCCYATGDGTVTALPWNGGRR; this is translated from the coding sequence ATGAGAATCTTCGAGCCGCCACCCGGTGCGCTGGAGCTGGCACTGGCCGGCGAAGCCGTGGCGCTGCTGCCCGAGCGTGCGCTGTGGTGGCCGCGCGAGCGCGCGCTGTTTGTCGCCGACGTGCACCTGGGCAAGGCGGCGAGCTTTCGCGCGCTGGGCCAGCCCGTGCCCTCGGGCACCACGCGCGACAATCTCGAGCGCCTGAGCCAGCTGATCGACGGCCTGGGGGCGCGCAGCCTGGTGGTGCTGGGCGACTTCCTGCATGCGGCCACCGCGCAGCAGGCGCAGGTGATCGAGCCGGTGTGCGCGTGGCGCGAACGCCATGCCGCGCTGCGCTGCGTGCTGGTGCGCGGCAACCACGACAGCCATGCGGGCGACCCGCCGCCCGCGCTGCGCTTCGACATCGTCGACGAGCCGTTTCGCATCGGCCCGTTTGCCGCCTGCCACCACCCGCAGCAGGTGGCCGGCGCCCAGGTGCTGGCCGGCCATCTGCACCCCGCGGTGCAGCTGCGCGGCCGCGCCTACGACCACGCACGCCTGCCCTGCTTTTGCGAGGCACCGGGCATGCTGATCCTGCCGGCATTTGGCGCGTTCACGGGCACCACGCTGCAGCTGCCGGCGCAGACGCTGTGCTGCTACGCCACGGGCGACGGCACGGTCACGGCGCTGCCGTGGAATGGAGGCCGGCGCTGA
- a CDS encoding ligase-associated DNA damage response DEXH box helicase, with product MAARKRAAAAAPAAAAPAAGKPASDPALEAWITERGWKSFAFQRQVWAEMARGRSGMLHSSTGSGKTLAVWLGALGALRHQVAPGAKGKPPPLAVLWITPMRALAADTLRSLEAPLQALAPDWSAGLRSGDTSSAQRAAQDRRLPTVLVTTPESLTLLLARADAQELLQHVRVAVVDEWHELMGNKRGVQAQLALARLRTFQPALMTWGLSATLGNLNEALRTLLGSASAPADRAPVMVQGETDKTLLIDTLLPAAAERFAWAGHMGLRMLPQVVQAIEESASCLVFTNMRSQAERWYRALLEARPDWAGVLALHHGSLDRGVREWVEVGLKEGRIKAAVCTSSLDLGVDFLPVDRVLQIGSAKGVARLVQRAGRAGHAPGRPSRITLVPTHSLELVEAAAARAAVQAGQIEARHSPRAPLDALVQHLVTVALGGGFRPEALLAEVRGTVAYESLSDENWQWCLDFVRQGGPSLAAYPDYHRVVPDAEGVWRVPDARLARRHRVNIGTIVSDASISVQFLGGAKLGSVEESFVARLKPGDAFMFSGRLLELVRVEQMTAFVRKATAGRAALPRWNGGRMPLSNTLADAVLLELQAADEGRFDSPEMRCVQPLITIQKQWSGVPTPQRLVAETLKSREGWHLFVYPFAGRQVHLGLASLLAWRAAQPETGTFSIALNDYGFELLSAKPIDWAERLPALLALPPPEQLLAEVLGSLNATELARRRFREIARIAGLIFQSHPGERRSNRQLQASASLFYEVFQRYDPRNGLLAQAEQELLTQELDVRQLAAALERIQGQTLQLHALRKPSPLAFPLMVERFREKLSNEPLAARIARMVAELERSAGGEAVGTAHAPAQQVFAERESPEWAIDAALALETRGETNARSGRRAARSRRTPGTSR from the coding sequence ATGGCGGCCCGCAAGCGCGCGGCCGCTGCGGCACCGGCTGCCGCAGCCCCGGCTGCCGGAAAGCCGGCCTCCGATCCGGCGCTCGAAGCCTGGATCACCGAGCGCGGCTGGAAGTCCTTCGCGTTCCAGCGCCAGGTCTGGGCCGAGATGGCGCGCGGGCGCAGCGGCATGCTGCACTCGAGCACCGGCAGCGGCAAGACGCTCGCCGTCTGGCTCGGCGCGCTGGGCGCGCTGCGCCATCAAGTGGCGCCAGGCGCCAAGGGCAAGCCGCCGCCGCTGGCCGTGCTGTGGATCACGCCGATGCGCGCCTTGGCCGCCGACACGCTGCGCTCGCTCGAAGCGCCGCTGCAGGCGCTGGCACCCGACTGGAGCGCGGGGCTGCGCAGCGGCGACACCAGTTCCGCGCAGCGCGCCGCGCAGGACCGGCGCCTGCCCACGGTGCTGGTCACGACCCCTGAAAGCCTCACGCTGCTGCTGGCGCGCGCCGATGCGCAGGAGCTGCTGCAGCACGTGCGCGTGGCCGTGGTCGATGAATGGCACGAGCTGATGGGCAACAAGCGCGGCGTGCAGGCGCAGCTGGCGCTGGCGCGGCTGCGCACGTTCCAGCCGGCGCTGATGACCTGGGGCCTGTCGGCGACGCTGGGCAATCTGAACGAAGCGCTGCGCACGCTGCTGGGCAGCGCGAGCGCGCCGGCCGACCGGGCGCCGGTGATGGTGCAGGGCGAGACCGACAAGACGCTGCTCATCGATACGCTGCTGCCCGCGGCCGCCGAGCGCTTCGCCTGGGCCGGCCACATGGGCTTGCGCATGCTGCCGCAGGTGGTCCAGGCCATCGAGGAAAGCGCCAGCTGCCTGGTGTTCACCAACATGCGCTCGCAGGCCGAACGCTGGTACCGCGCGCTGCTCGAAGCCCGGCCCGACTGGGCCGGCGTGCTGGCGCTGCACCATGGCTCGCTGGACCGCGGCGTGCGCGAATGGGTCGAAGTGGGGCTCAAGGAAGGGCGCATCAAGGCCGCGGTCTGCACTTCGAGCCTGGACCTGGGTGTCGATTTCCTGCCCGTGGACCGCGTGCTGCAGATCGGCTCGGCCAAGGGCGTGGCGCGGCTGGTGCAGCGCGCGGGCCGCGCCGGCCATGCGCCGGGCCGGCCATCGCGCATCACGCTGGTGCCCACGCACAGCCTCGAACTGGTCGAGGCCGCGGCCGCGCGCGCGGCCGTGCAGGCGGGCCAGATCGAGGCCCGCCACAGCCCGCGCGCGCCGCTCGATGCATTGGTGCAGCACCTGGTCACGGTGGCGCTGGGCGGGGGCTTTCGGCCCGAGGCGCTGCTGGCCGAGGTGCGCGGCACCGTGGCCTATGAGAGCCTGAGCGACGAGAACTGGCAGTGGTGCCTGGACTTCGTGCGCCAGGGCGGGCCGTCGCTGGCGGCCTATCCCGACTACCACCGCGTCGTGCCCGACGCGGAGGGCGTATGGCGCGTGCCCGACGCGCGGCTCGCGCGCCGCCACCGCGTGAACATCGGCACCATCGTCAGCGACGCCTCGATCAGCGTGCAGTTCCTCGGCGGCGCCAAGCTCGGCTCGGTCGAGGAAAGCTTTGTCGCGCGCCTCAAGCCCGGCGATGCCTTCATGTTCAGCGGCCGGCTGCTGGAGCTGGTGCGCGTCGAGCAGATGACGGCCTTCGTGCGCAAGGCCACGGCCGGGCGCGCCGCGCTGCCGCGCTGGAATGGCGGGCGCATGCCGCTGTCGAACACGCTGGCCGATGCCGTGCTGCTGGAGCTGCAGGCGGCCGATGAAGGGCGGTTCGACAGCCCGGAGATGCGCTGCGTGCAGCCGCTGATCACGATCCAGAAGCAGTGGTCGGGCGTGCCCACGCCGCAGCGGCTGGTGGCCGAGACGCTCAAGTCGCGCGAGGGCTGGCATCTGTTTGTCTATCCGTTCGCGGGCCGCCAGGTGCATCTGGGGCTGGCCAGCCTGCTGGCCTGGCGTGCCGCGCAGCCCGAGACCGGCACCTTCTCGATCGCCCTCAACGACTATGGCTTCGAGCTGCTCAGCGCCAAGCCCATCGACTGGGCCGAGCGCCTGCCGGCGCTGCTGGCGCTGCCGCCGCCCGAGCAGCTGCTGGCCGAGGTGCTGGGCAGCCTCAATGCCACCGAACTGGCGCGCCGGCGCTTTCGCGAGATCGCGCGCATTGCCGGGCTGATCTTCCAGAGCCACCCGGGCGAGCGCCGCAGCAACCGCCAGCTGCAGGCCTCGGCCTCGCTGTTCTACGAAGTCTTCCAGCGCTACGACCCGCGCAACGGCCTGCTGGCCCAGGCCGAGCAGGAACTGCTGACCCAGGAGCTCGATGTGCGCCAGCTTGCCGCCGCGCTCGAGCGCATCCAGGGCCAGACATTGCAGCTGCATGCGCTGCGCAAGCCCTCGCCGCTGGCCTTTCCGCTGATGGTCGAGCGCTTTCGCGAGAAGCTCAGCAACGAGCCGCTGGCCGCGCGCATTGCGCGCATGGTCGCCGAGCTCGAGCGCAGCGCCGGCGGCGAGGCCGTCGGCACCGCGCATGCGCCCGCGCAGCAGGTGTTTGCCGAGCGCGAATCGCCCGAATGGGCCATCGATGCCGCGCTGGCGCTGGAAACCCGCGGCGAAACCAACGCCCGGTCGGGGCGCCGTGCCGCGCGCAGCCGCCGTACTCCAGGAACTTCCCGATGA